The genomic DNA TGTGGTATTCAGTGATGACTTCATGGGAAGTGTTCACAGAGGGGAAGAAGCATCCGTCACGATTGTCGGTGATTCCATGAGTGAGAACTCAAGTCTCTTGATGAGTAAGGTCAGTGCTTATTTGACGAACTTTGAGAAATCAGTTACTGCTGAGAGGTTGAAAAGTGAAGGGTTGGATGAGTCAACGATACAGCCATTCATCATGACCCAGCAGGAACTGTCTGAAGAAGATACCGGGCTTTTCCTTATTGCCCTGATCATCCCCATGATGATGGCCCTTGCCATTGGGATCGGTGCAGGACCAGTATCAGCTGACCTGTTCGCCGGTGAAAAGGAAAAGAAAACAATGGAAGCTCTCCTGATTACGCCCGTGAAGCGTTCTACTCTTCTATGGGCAAAATGGTTGACCATCTCATCACTGGGGCTCATTACAGGGATGATCACATTGCTCGTGGTGACCGTGGAAATTGCATTCTTTACTGAAAACTTGAGAAAAGGCATTTCCTTTGGGGATCAGCTCCCCCTTATCGTAGGTCTTGCGTTGGTGGTGGCTGTCGTGTACGCCATGTTTAATGCATCGATCTTGATGCTGACGAGTATTGCGGGGAAAACGATCAAAGAGGCGCAGAGCTATAGTACTCCAGTGATGATGCTTGCCGTATTCCCTAGTTTGTTCATTTCGGGAGTCAGCGTCAACGAACTTGCCGCCCATCACTTCCTTATCCCGATCCTGAATATGTTCAGTATCTTGAAAGAGCTGATCTACGGTGTTGTCGATCCCGTACACTTATCCATGATGATCGGCACGAATCTGATCGTCGTCGTGGTCATCTTCATCATCGGACGCATCATGTTCCTGAAGGATAAATGGGTGATGAATTAAACAAATGAACACCGTTCCCCAAGAAGGAACGGTGTTCACTTTTGTACAGCCTCTTTTCTTGAATCTAGTAATCTAGCTTATACCCTCTAGTATTCCGTGCATATGATAGGAGTAAGAAAGGGGGAGATTCATTTGATACAAGGCTGCGCAGACTTTGCACTTGCCATGGTTCTGTTGATCCTTTGGTACATTACATCCTGGACACCTTGCTGCGTATTGCGTGATACACTGAAGAACAAACTTTGCTGTGTCATAGGATGCTAGTGAGAGGACCTGGTCGTTCGGCCAGGGCTTCTTTTCTTTTTAGGCGGCTTTTTGAAGAAGGATCGCAGAACAAGGAAAACGCCTATGATGGCCGCGTAGATCAGGAAGAATGCTAGGAATCCCCATAGGCCGATGATGGCATCGGCGAATTCCATGTTCCCCCGCTGGGTGATTGCCTGTTGGATCTCAATGGCGAAAACTAGGACGAACATGAACGTGAGAGTGTACATAAAAGAGAGACCTGCGATTCCAAACGGCATCTTGGCTGCTACCTTGGATACGGCATAGACAAAAAAGAACACGAGCATCCCGATGATGCCCATCACCCAGAAATGCAAATCTTTGTCGGTGAGGTTCAACCCCAGGCCATCTGTGACTTCAATGACTACGTCGTGGAAGTTATTGATCACTTCTACAATGGAAATGATGGCTTCTTTCAATCTCATCCCGCCTTTACTCAATATGCACTGATTATAGCAGGGGGAGCAAGAGATGGCTACAGATGGTAGGAAATGAATGGAAAGGATGAGGAGCTTATGCTCATGAAAATCTGTGTAGATGTGATGATCGACCTGCTTCATCTCGTTTTCGTTTTTCTGGGGTAGAGTACCCGGATGTAATAGAGAAGATGAACAGGTTGTAGCGTATCATTGGATGGGATGGTGGAAACATCCTTATGTTTAGTTCTTCACAAATCGGGAAAACTCCCATTAGATAACCAATCAAACAGGAGGATTCAGTATCATGGGAAGATTAGACAACAAAGTATCCATCATCACAGGAGCCGCAACCGGGATCGGTGAAGCTGCAGCGAACGTATTTGCAGCAGAGGGCGCCAAGGTCATCCTTGCCGACGTTGATGAAAAGCAGGTCAATAAAACGGCAGAAAACATCCGGAAAGAAGGGGGCTATGCAGAGGCGTACCATCTTGATGTCTCCAGTGAAGAAGGCGTCAAAGCGTTTGCCCTTCATCTTGAGAAAACGTATGGCACGATTGACGTGCTCTTCAATAATGCCGGAGTGGATGAGCAGGGCGGGAAGGTCCACGAATATCCTGTGGAACTATTCGATAAGATCATTGCCGTTGATCTACGCGGTACATTCCTTGTCAGCAAATATCTGATCCCCCTCATGCTCGAGAAAGGCGGATCCATCATCAATAACGGATCCATGTCTGGACACGCCGCGGACCTTGATCGCTCAGGATATAATGCCGCCAAGGGAGGCATCATCAACTTTACCAAAGCAATGGCCATCGACTATGCGCGCCACGGAATCCGGGTGAATTCGGTTTCTCCGGGCACAATCGAAACCCCTCTCATCGATATCCTTGTCGGTGGGAAAGAGGATGACATGGGTGAGAAGTTCCGCGAAGCCAATAAATGGATCACCCCGATGGGTCGCCTCGGGCGCCCTACCGAAATGGCGACGGTAGCTCTGTTCCTAGCGTCCGATGATAGCTCATATGTAACGGGAGAAGACATCAAGGCAGACGGAGGCATCATGGCGTACACCTGGCCTGGGAAGATGCTGATCGACCAGGATGAATGGAAAAAGGGTACTGAATAAGATCCATCATCAAAAGAGGCTGGGACAAGAGTGTTTTAGTCATAGTAAAACCCGAACGATCTTGCCTGAGATCGTTCGGGTTTTTGATTTGTTTCATGACCAATACGATTTACTTGTTCCTAGCGATTGATTGGAATGCAAGACGAAGACTCCAGCGGAAAGAGTAGCTGATGTGAGACCCCGCAGGCTTACCGAGGAGGCTCACGGGCTACCCGCGGAAAGCGAAGTCTTGCACGGAAATCATGAGCGGTATAAAGAAGCCATACTGATATTGTTCGTCATGACCTTTATTGTTTTGTCCCAACCTCTTTTTTGTGATTAATTAAAAACTGCATTGCTAAAAATGGAAACATTTGATAAACTAAAACTACTTTGTAATGCAACCTAGTTTGCATTGCATTCTTTTTCCTTAACTATGTTGTAAAACAAAGTAGTTGAGGGAGAAAGGAGGACGATATGTCATCGAGCCAACTATTGAAGGGTGTACTGGAGGGGTGCCTCCTTTCGATCATTTCAAAAGGGGAAACGTATGGTTATGAAATGATCGAGAAACTGGCACAGCATGGGTTCACGATGGTGAAGGAAGGAAGCATTTATCCATTGCTCCTGCGTATGAAAAAGGATGGATTGGTCAATACGATCCAGAAAGAACAGCCTTCGGGTGGGCCGAAGCGGAAGTACTATCGCTTGACGGAGGCGGGGCAGGAAGAGCTGGACCAATTCAAAATGAGATGGAATGAGATGGCAACAAGCGTAAATCGATTGATAGAGGAGGAAGCGGAATGAATGTTTCAAAGGAAAGCAGGGACTTCCTGGACCGCCTGAGTGTTTACTTGTTTGCAAGCGGGAAGAACGAAAAAGAGATCAGGGAGGTCACGGGTGAACTCGAAGACCATCTTCATGAAGCGGAAAAGAAGGGGAAAAGCGTCGAGGATATCACCGGGCTGACGGCAAAACAGTACATGGATCAGATTGCGAAAGAGATGCCGTTTGATAAGATGGGGGTTTTCAAATATGCGCTGGTTTTGATCTTTGGAGCCATCGCTTTCTATGTGATGGGGGACGCCATTAACGGCACAATGGATTACTCATGGATTATCATCATTGGTTTACCTGTCATGGTCCTGCTTTATGGTGTAATGGTAGCGAAGCTATTTAAATACACAGCGGAAAAAGTTTTATCAAAAAAGAAGGAATTCACGCTCCTTATTCTGTTGGCGGGAGTACCACTTGCCGGTATGGGAGGAGTTGTATTTTTAGATCAATTCATAGGAGTTACAGCCGTATCGTTAGGCACCACGGGGAGAGTGATTGGATTTGTACTGTGCGCCTTCATCCTGATCGGGGTATCGATTTGGTCTAAGTCGCTTATCATGATCTTACTTCCGATTCTTGTTTTCGTGCCTCAGTATTATATCGAAAGAACCTCCTGGTCTGAAGAAACACAGCTTATGATGATCGCGATGGTATTCCCGATAGGGTTCATGATTTCCCTGGGCATTTCTATCTTGCAGATGTGGCGAAAGGAACGCAGGCAGGTTGCATAATCTGTCGGGAGGAATCCCTTTCATTCCCCCGGTTTATATGGTAAGATGACTGTACTTATAGGAATGGAGGTTTTCCAAATGATCTTGATCAGACTACGAATCCGCGAATGGAACGCATAATTGAATACGTTCAATGCTCTGCCTGTGTGCAGGGTAAATGGGATTGGTCTGATCGATTATAAGGGAAGCCTCGAACGTGGAGCCTTATCATTGAAATTGAATACCGACCGGTTGGCGCATGATGGGGAAGTGCGGATTTCCCCATGCCTTTTTCCGTTTACGAAAAGCACAGGCAGAGGTCTGGGCTTTTTTTCGTCTATAGGACCGATCCAGATCATTCCCTAAGGGAAGATCGATGAAGGAGTGAGAAATGAATGGAAGAACAAAAATTAAAAGCAATCGCCATCGGCGTGAATACGAAAGACCGTGATAATGACTTTGAATATGGGATGCTTGAGCTCAAAGGACTTGCTGAAGCACGACATATGGACGTGGTGGGTAAATTCACCCAGAATATGCAACGTCCCAATCATGTGCATTATTTAGGGAAAGGGAAGATCGATGAACTGATCCCCCTCATAGAAGAGTGGGAAGCGGATGTGATCATCTCGAATGATGAACTGTCGCCTTCTCAGATCAGGGTGCTAGAGAAGAAGCTTGAACTCCGTGTGATGGACCGGACCATGCTCATTCTTGACATCTTCGCTGAACGCGCGAAGACAAGGGAAGCACAGCTTCAGGTGGAAGTTGCACAGCTGCAGTATATGCTTCCCCGTCTGATTGGACGGAGGGAGTCCCTCGGTAGACAGGGGGGAGGCTCAGGACTTGCCAACCGTGGTGCCGGTGAAACGAAGCTTGAGCTCGACCGCCGTCGCATAGAGGACCGGATTACGGCTCTGCGCAAGGAACTTGACTCCCTCGTGGAACTGAGGAGTACGCAGCGAAAGCAACGGAAAAAGAGCGGGATTCCCGTCGTTTCCCTTGTGGGCTATACAAATGCCGGCAAATCGACAACGATGAATGCCTTCATAGAGCGGTTCCACCACAACAACGACAAGCAGGTGTTCGAGAAGGATATGCTGTTTGCCACATTGGAGACATCCGTGCGTAACATCACCCTGCCGGATCAAAAATCCTTCCTTCTGACCGATACGGTCGGTTTCGTCAACAAGCTGCCCCATCAGCTTGTCAAAGCATTCCGTTCAACCCTTGAGGAAGTGGTGGAAGCAGACCTGATCATCCATGTGGTGGATCTGGCCGACCCTCATCACGATACGATGATGGATGTGACGGACAAGACACTTGAAGACATCGGAGTCGGTGATACACCGGTTCTGTATGCTTTCAATAAAGCAGACCTTGTTGGCGGGGATATCCCTCGTGTCGAACAAGGCGGTGTCTTTTACTCAGCCAAGCAGAGGATCGGAATCGAAGAACTGCTGGGTGAAGTGAAAAAACAGATTTTTGGCGATTATAAGACATGCACGATGCTCATCCCGTATGACCAGGGACAGCTGATTTCGTATTTCAACCAACAGGCAACCGTCCTTGAGACCGAATATGACGAGAAAGGCACGATACTGAAGGTGGAATGCAGGGAAAGTGATGCCGAACGGTACCGAGACTATATCATCGCATGAACAAAAGCCCCGTCCTGGGTGAAGGACGGGGCTTTTTGATTACTTCTTATTGGTTGTTGAAGGCAGGTATTCGTTGAAGTAGTGCTTCGTTTCACTTGATATCACCTTGTACAGGAGTATGAGTGCAATCAAGTTCGGGATCATCATGAGCGCATTGGCCATGTCGGCGAACTTCCATACGACATTCAGGTTGGCAATGGCGCCGGCGAACGTTGCGATCACATACACGAGGCGATACGGTACGATGAAGCGGTAGTTGGTCAAGTACTCAAAGCATTTCTCCCCGTACATATACCATCCGACAATCGTGGAAAATCCGAAGAACACGACGGAAAACGATACGATGTATTCCCCAGCCGTGCCGAGGGCATGTCCGAAAGCGGCGCTGGTCAGGGCCCCGCCATCCAAGGAAGGATCATGGGCCACACCTGAGATCAATCCGCCGGACGGATCCCAAAAACCTGTGATGAGCAAAACAAGTCCTGTCATCGTACAGACGATGATGGTCACGATGAACGTACCGGTCATGGCGACAAGTGCCTGTTTAACCGGATGGTCGGTCTTGGCATTCCCCGCAATGAGGGCTGCCGTCCCGAGTCCGGATTCATTGGAGAAGATCCCTTTCGAGAACCCACTCCTCACTGCCTCTGCGACTACGACTCCACCAAATCCTCCTGCTGCTGCAACAGGATTGAAAGCATATTCAAAGATCAGGGAGAAGGAGGGGATGATCATATCGTAATTGATGAAGATGATTAAAAGAGATCCTCCTATATAGAGAAAGGCCATGATCGGGACGAAGAAGGATGCAACGGTCGAGATCCTCTGTATGCCTCCGAAGATGATGAGTGCTGTCAGTACAGCCAGGGTGATTCCGGTAATCCATGGATTAATGGAGAAGCTTGATGTCATGACATCGGCAATCGTATTGGACTGGACGCTGTTGCCGATTCCGAGAGCTGCAAATGCACCGAACAGGGCAAAGGCGACACCGAGGAATTTCCATTTTCGCCCGAGCCCTTTTTCCACGTAGTACATCGGTCCACCGGAGTATTCGCCGTTTTTGTTTTTAACCCGGTATTTCATGGCGAGCAGTGCTTCGGCGTACTTTGTCGCCATCCCCACGAGACCGACGACCCACATCCAGAAGATGGCTCCGGGACCGCCAATCGTGATGGCTGTTGCCACCCCTGCGATATTCCCGTTCCCAATAGTGGCCGACAATGCGGTCATCAGTGTTTTGAAGTTGGAGATATCCCCTTCGGATGAATCTGTCGAAGCGGACGGTTTTTCTTTCGTGAATGCGAGTTTAAATGCATAGAATAGCCTGCGGAACTGAATGCCTCTCAATACCAGTGTCAAAAATAGGCCCGTTCCGAATAACAGTACTAAACTTGGTGTTCCCCACAAGAATGAATTGATCTTGTCTAGTACGTCTAACATCGAATCCTCCTCTAGCTGTCTGTGAATATGTGAGTTTCCAACTCTTATTATATATAGTATCATCAAGAATGTGGATAGGGTTTTGTCGAAAAATGAAAGTTGAAGCGTTTACATTTGTGTGTTTACACAAATGGGTGGATAATGTTTGTAGGGATGGAAATGGACTGGTGGTTCATTTTGAAAAACATATCCGAAATGTCGGGAAACCGTTGCTTCGGAAACCGTACATCTACTATGATAAAAACGGATCAATGAAATGAACGCAAAAGGAGTGGTACGAATGGACAAATCCTCAGAGCAACTCGACCCTTTCAAGGGACCATTCCAATCGTTAGAAGAACTGGCTGACGCCATCAGTGAGACAATCGGATGCCCGATTACGATTGAAGATGCCAATCACCGCATTCTCGCATACAGCACCCATGATGATGACGTGGATCCTGCCCGCATGGCGACGATCATGCGCAGGAAGGTTCCCGATAATGTCATCAAGAGTCTGTGGAAAAACGGAGTCATCCCGAAGCTATTCGACAGTGACGAGCCTGTCATCATCCCTGCCATCTCAGAAGTCGGTCTCGGGAAACGGGTGGCGATATCAGTATGGAAGAACGATGAAATCCTCGGCTTCATATGGGGACAGGTGACATGGGATATCACAGACGAAGAATTGGATTTCTTCCGTAAGGCGGGGAAGGTCGTCAAGAATCAGATGTTATCGTTGAAAATACGGAAGAAGGCGGGGGAAGAGGGGCACAAAGATTTCTTCTGGCAGCTGTTGACCGGTCATTTGAAAGATCGCGGCAAGATTGATTCCCTTTCTGAAAAATATCATCTTACCATGAACGGGTCCACGGGTATTGTGGTTTTTGAGTTCCCCGAAGAAATACAGCAATCCTTGGAGCGTCACGTAAACTACTATATCCAGGCTTCTTCTTATATAAAACTTATCACAAGCACGACGGATGAAAACCAGCTGATCCTTCTCGTAAGGCCGTTCCAGGATGAAGGGCCGGCAAGGCAGATCAAGGATTTTGTCCGAGATTTCGTGGAAGAGATCAGCAGCAGACTCGGAGTCCCGGAGCTCAAAGGAGCCGCCGGTACCCTCTACCGTTCACCTGTAAGCATCCGTGACAGCTATAAAGAAGCACTATATGTGCTATCGATCAAGGATCGATTTAAATATGAGGCAAGTGGGATCTATACGTATCAGGAGCTTGGGATCTTCCAGTTCATCGATGAGCTGTATGAAAAGCGAGTCCGGGACGGCTATCAGAATTATCACTTGGAGAAATTGATGGAGTACGACCGGAAGCACCATTCCCAGCTTCTTGAGACGATCGATATGTACCTGAGATACGATTGCAACGTCAATGAGGCTTCAAAGGCCCTTCATGTTCATGCCAATACACTGAATTACCGCCTGAAGAGGATCGGGGAGATCACTGAGATGGATCTGAAGGACCCGAATCAGAAAATGACCTTATATTTGGATCTTAAAATCGAACAGATGAAAAAATGACGAGTTTGTGGATTTCTCCAAACCCGTCTTCTTTTTTTCTCTATTTTCCACGATGCAATTACTGTGAAGAATCCATATAATCAGAATTAACCAAACAATGATTATAGGAGAGATGTAGCGATGCAGATTGGAATTCCTAAAGAAATCAAAAACAACGAGAACCGTGTAGCCATCACACCTGCTGGTGTCCTGAACCTGGTGAAGGCAGGTCATTCTGTATATATCGAATCTGGAGCTGGAATTGGAAGCGGTTTCACGGACGATTCTTATCAAGAAGCCGGAGCGAAAATCGAAGCCTCGGCAGCTGACGTGTGGAATAAAGCCATGGTCATGAAAGTGAAAGAGCCACTTCCATCTGAGTATGTGTATTTCCACAAAGGCCTGATCTTGTTCACGTATCTTCATCTCGCAGCAGAACCGGAACTTGCCCAAGCACTGGTTGAAAAGGAAGTAACGGCGATCGCCTATGAAACGGTGGAAGTCAACCGCACCCTGCCACTTCTGACTCCAATGAGTGAGGTAGCAGGACGCATGGCTACACAGATCGGTGCACAATTCCTAGAGAAGCCGAAGGGTGGAAAAGGAATCCTGCTGAGCGGAGTACCGGGTGTGAAACGCGGCAAGGTGACCATCATCGGAGGCGGAGTCGTCGGGACGAACGCAGCGAAGATGGCTGTCGGCCTTGGAGCGGACGTTACCTTGATCGATCTGAGCGCCGAGCGCCTGCGCCAGCTCGACGATATCTTCGGCAATGATATTCAAACGTTAATGTCGAACCGATTGAACATTGAAGATGCAGTTAAGGATTCCGATCTTGTCATCGGTGCTGTCTTGATCCCCGGAGCCAAAGCACCAAAGCTTGTGACGGAAGAGATGGTCAAGTCCATGCAACCGGGATCAGTTCTCGTGGATGTTGCCATCGATCAGGGCGGAATCATCGAAACATGCGATCATATCTCCACCCATGATGATCCTACGTACGAAAAACACGGAGTGGTCCATTATGCCGTAGCGAATATGCCGGGTGCCGTTCCTCGTACCTCTACGATTGCCTTGACGAATGTGACCGTTCCATACGCTCTCCAGATTGCCAACAAAGGAGTGGCGAAAGCGATTCAGGATAATATGGCCCTCGCGAAAGGGGTCAATGTAGCTAACGGGTTCATCACGTATGAAGCAGTGGCGAGAGATCTTGGGTACAAATACGTTACAGCGCACGACGCGATCCTTACAACCGTAGTTTGATAACTATGTAGAATAGCCTTGCCTGGAATCTGAATGTTCCAGACTGGGTGCTCTACTGATAAGAGCCATTTGAAAAGACGTGTGAAGTAGTACACGTCTTTTTTCTTGTATAAAAAATCTTCATATCTCCTTCTTGGCATACAAGCAAACAGTGTATTATATAATGGACCATACGTATTGTGGGATTGAAACATAGCGTTATGATCGAGCCGGCTGCCTTTTATAACTAATGAAGCTGATCGGTTTGGTTTATCCTAATTGGGGAGGGCTGTTTTTGAGGATACTAGTGACTGGTTCAACAGGGCGCCTAGGTTCAGCGGTACTTAATCAACTTAAAGAGCGTGAGTGTAGTGTCCTCATGACTTCAAGACGAAAACCTGAATACAGTGATCGTTTTGACTGGGTTTATAGTGATATGCTATCAGGTGAAGGATTAGAAGAGGCCGCAAGAGATATAGATGTGGTCATTCACACAGCAACCAGCCCAATGAAAAAAACCAAGGAAATTGAAGTTTCGGGTCTCACGAACTTTTTGAGTAAACTCACACACATAAAACATTTTATCTATCCATCGATTGTTGGGATCGAAGATATACCATATAACTATTACAAACATAAACACGAAGCAGAAGAAGTGCTGAAACATAGTAATATTCCTTACACAATCGTTCGTGCAACTCAGTTCCATAGTTTTGTAGATTCTTTGTTTTTGTCAAAGCCTTTTTTAAAGGGGTATTTTATTCCTGGAAACATCAAGTTTCAGACCGTGGATGTAGGTGAATTTGCCAATCATTTAATTGATCTGACGGAAAAGGGACCCCAAGGGAGAACGGGCGATTTTGCAGGTCCCAAAGTCATGACACTAAGAGAAATGGCCAATTTGAAAATAGGGATGAGCAATAAACCAAGTAGGGTATATAATGTAGCCCTCCCAGGAAAACTGTACAAGTCTTTATTGGAGGGTAAAAACACGAATCCAACGCAGAATGTGGGGAGCGTTACATTTGAGGACTTTTTAAGAAAAAATATGACCGGAAAATAGGAATAAAGGAAAACTCGCCAGTACGGGGCGAGTTTTCCTTTATTTTGAGTGATAATATATCGTCTATTACTATGCGCTCTAGAAAAGAATCGCAGGGGACAGGGCTTTTTTGGTGCTTGAAACCATATCTCTAATTTTATAGAAGGGTAAGCAACAAAATGGCAACAACCGGTGCAAGGATGAGAAGGTAGCCGGTAGGTCTGGCGAAGTTTATCGTCCAGCCGACACCGAATCGTTTTTCCACCAAGAAGGAAGGATCCTCACGGTTGAAGTAAAAAATGCCGCCGATCCAGTGGGAATCATCGTCTTCATTGACGGTGTCCCCTCCCTCATCGATGATGGTGGTGCGGTCCAGATCCGAATCGGATTTTCCTACTTTTATGGCCATCAAGACAGCACTGAAGAAGACGAATACAGAGAAGGCCAGTGGTGCAAAGAGCATGAGGGACCCGCTTAATAGATTTTCGTAAGCCGTTTGAATATGAAGTATGCTGAATAGCATGGCTGTTGCCATGGAAATGAAGAACAAGAACCAGCTGGAGTACTTCCTAAGCTTGAGCTGTCGGATCTTGGATGCTGGAATGTTCCCTGCGCTCAGTTTGATTCCGGAGTTCCGCGTCAATTCGTGGATGGCAAGGAACATGGCGCTCATGAGCAGTAAAACAAATGGCATCGTCAGGACGCTGACCCTGGTTTTGGCTGTGAAGGCGTCCGGCTCTCCACTTGGTCCCCAATGGGTCGGCAGTTGATCTGGGAAGAGCTGATAATTCATAAGGGTGAAGACAATGAGACCTGCCCCGAGCACGATCGGGAACAGGAAGAGGTACCAGGGGAGCATTTCATCCTTGGACCTAGAGGTAGGCTCTGATACGCGGACCTGTCTTCGTCCTTTGAACCACTGGCTTTCACGTTTGTACCGGACCACTCGCATGTGGAAGTAGGCATAGAGGGACATGGAGATGAAGATGATGATGAAGGGAAGCAGGATCCCTGAAGCAATGAGCCGGTCCTCAGGAAGGTCAACTGAACCGGTTATCATAAAGAACAGGACAATGCCGGCTACAGAAAGCATGGCGGTGACCGCCGCATAGATTTTTTTGAAGCGGAGCAATTGAGCGTCTCGTATGTGCTCTACGGGAATCGTGACCCCGAATACAACGGTGCGTTTCACGATAAATGGCAGCATCACTTGGATAAGGAGTATGATTCCGATCATACCGATCAATAAAATGGATTGCATGGTTTATTCCCCCTTGATACTTGATTGAATGGATCTGATCATATCCTGCAGCTGTTCTTCCGTCATTCCGACGGCCAGTGCTTCGGCAAGGAGCGGCCGGATGGAGGAGGCGATCATGTTGATCCGTTCCTTTGTCGGTTCGTCGGGCGCGAGGATGACGGCACCGGACTTGGGTACGATCTGAATGATTCCTTTATCCTCTAATTCATGGTAGCTTTTATTGACCGTGTGCATGTTCACGCCCAGGTCAGCGGCAAAGGACCGGACCGAAGGAAGAACATCCCCAGGCTTCAGCTCACCCCGCACGATGCCCTCGACAATCCCATTCCGTACTTGGGCATAGATCGGAATGGGAGAATGTGGTTCAATTTGGATCAGCAAAAGATCACCTCCTGTTTGTTATATGTTTATTATAACAGATTTGTTCTACTATATGTATAACAAAATAAAAATGGGCTTGTCCTTTTGATCAAAGGCAGCGAATCATCGTCTGCCGCGGACCTTTGAGTAATAGAAAATCACGATCGTGATAAGAACAAGAGTGACGACGCCGGTCTCGATCCAGGACATGGACAGGACTCCTAGGGGGATCAGTGATAGACAGAAAAAGTAGAGAAAGTTGCCTGTGATGGTCCCGGTGATCAAATGCCGGAATGAAATCCCGCTGACACCAGCCACGATATTGACGAGGCTCGTGGGAATCATTGGGATGATCCGACCTTGGAATACATACGTGAATCCACGTTCCTTCAGGTGGGGGGAAGGAGCGATTCGGGAAGAAAGGCTTTGAAGGAAGAGCTGTCTGACGGAAAGAAAGACGATCCCGGCTCCGATGATACTCGAAATCCAGCTCCAAAGGAATCCTTGCCAGAAACCAAAAATCGTTACATTTATTGAAATGACGAGAATAAGAGGGATGACGGTAAACGAGTTCTGGATAATCATGACGAGCAGGGTAAGTCCGTAAAGGCTGAATCTGTTAGACTCCTTCAAGGAATAGAGGGAGGATTCATCCCCTGAGAGGATCAAACCGATGGTGTCTCTCTGAAGAAAGCCGACAGTGGCCAGTAAGGTAAGGAAGAAAAAAACAAAAACGTTTCTGCTCATACTTTATGCACCGCTTTTTGATGT from Rossellomorea marisflavi includes the following:
- a CDS encoding ABC transporter permease, with amino-acid sequence MLLNIFKKEMKDAFRDKRTLILTVLLPILMMTALTFFYEGMMSDSEGDSYTLAVNKDLTEEQLALFEGDKSIDVTKVENPEDSVENGDALAAVVFSDDFMGSVHRGEEASVTIVGDSMSENSSLLMSKVSAYLTNFEKSVTAERLKSEGLDESTIQPFIMTQQELSEEDTGLFLIALIIPMMMALAIGIGAGPVSADLFAGEKEKKTMEALLITPVKRSTLLWAKWLTISSLGLITGMITLLVVTVEIAFFTENLRKGISFGDQLPLIVGLALVVAVVYAMFNASILMLTSIAGKTIKEAQSYSTPVMMLAVFPSLFISGVSVNELAAHHFLIPILNMFSILKELIYGVVDPVHLSMMIGTNLIVVVVIFIIGRIMFLKDKWVMN
- a CDS encoding SDR family oxidoreductase, with the translated sequence MGRLDNKVSIITGAATGIGEAAANVFAAEGAKVILADVDEKQVNKTAENIRKEGGYAEAYHLDVSSEEGVKAFALHLEKTYGTIDVLFNNAGVDEQGGKVHEYPVELFDKIIAVDLRGTFLVSKYLIPLMLEKGGSIINNGSMSGHAADLDRSGYNAAKGGIINFTKAMAIDYARHGIRVNSVSPGTIETPLIDILVGGKEDDMGEKFREANKWITPMGRLGRPTEMATVALFLASDDSSYVTGEDIKADGGIMAYTWPGKMLIDQDEWKKGTE
- a CDS encoding PadR family transcriptional regulator, producing MSSSQLLKGVLEGCLLSIISKGETYGYEMIEKLAQHGFTMVKEGSIYPLLLRMKKDGLVNTIQKEQPSGGPKRKYYRLTEAGQEELDQFKMRWNEMATSVNRLIEEEAE
- a CDS encoding HAAS domain-containing protein; translated protein: MNVSKESRDFLDRLSVYLFASGKNEKEIREVTGELEDHLHEAEKKGKSVEDITGLTAKQYMDQIAKEMPFDKMGVFKYALVLIFGAIAFYVMGDAINGTMDYSWIIIIGLPVMVLLYGVMVAKLFKYTAEKVLSKKKEFTLLILLAGVPLAGMGGVVFLDQFIGVTAVSLGTTGRVIGFVLCAFILIGVSIWSKSLIMILLPILVFVPQYYIERTSWSEETQLMMIAMVFPIGFMISLGISILQMWRKERRQVA
- the hflX gene encoding GTPase HflX, translating into MEEQKLKAIAIGVNTKDRDNDFEYGMLELKGLAEARHMDVVGKFTQNMQRPNHVHYLGKGKIDELIPLIEEWEADVIISNDELSPSQIRVLEKKLELRVMDRTMLILDIFAERAKTREAQLQVEVAQLQYMLPRLIGRRESLGRQGGGSGLANRGAGETKLELDRRRIEDRITALRKELDSLVELRSTQRKQRKKSGIPVVSLVGYTNAGKSTTMNAFIERFHHNNDKQVFEKDMLFATLETSVRNITLPDQKSFLLTDTVGFVNKLPHQLVKAFRSTLEEVVEADLIIHVVDLADPHHDTMMDVTDKTLEDIGVGDTPVLYAFNKADLVGGDIPRVEQGGVFYSAKQRIGIEELLGEVKKQIFGDYKTCTMLIPYDQGQLISYFNQQATVLETEYDEKGTILKVECRESDAERYRDYIIA
- a CDS encoding alanine/glycine:cation symporter family protein, producing MLDVLDKINSFLWGTPSLVLLFGTGLFLTLVLRGIQFRRLFYAFKLAFTKEKPSASTDSSEGDISNFKTLMTALSATIGNGNIAGVATAITIGGPGAIFWMWVVGLVGMATKYAEALLAMKYRVKNKNGEYSGGPMYYVEKGLGRKWKFLGVAFALFGAFAALGIGNSVQSNTIADVMTSSFSINPWITGITLAVLTALIIFGGIQRISTVASFFVPIMAFLYIGGSLLIIFINYDMIIPSFSLIFEYAFNPVAAAGGFGGVVVAEAVRSGFSKGIFSNESGLGTAALIAGNAKTDHPVKQALVAMTGTFIVTIIVCTMTGLVLLITGFWDPSGGLISGVAHDPSLDGGALTSAAFGHALGTAGEYIVSFSVVFFGFSTIVGWYMYGEKCFEYLTNYRFIVPYRLVYVIATFAGAIANLNVVWKFADMANALMMIPNLIALILLYKVISSETKHYFNEYLPSTTNKK